In the genome of Streptomyces sp. P3, the window GGCACCGCCGACGCCCGCCCGGCAGGCCTCACCGCAGCGGCCCGGAGGCCCGGCACCCACACCGGCCCCGGCCCCGGCCTCGGCCTTCCGGCGCTGTTCGGACCCGGGCGCAGACGCGGCCCTCGGTCGTGGCCACCGCCCGACCTGCCGCACGTCGCGTTCGCGGGCCGCCGGCCGGACCTCAGCCCACGGCCAGCAGGATCCCCAGCACCACGGCCCCCGCCGCGGCCGGGCCCAGGATCTCCCAGGCCCACCGCACGGACACCTCGCCCTGCGCGCTCTCCTCCTGCTGCCGCGCCTCCCACACCTCGCGCAGCTCGTCCACGTCCCGGTCGCCGCGGGCCCGCTGAGGACCGTCCGCGGCCGTCGCGCCGGCCCCGCCGAGGCGGCTGCTCTTCCCCCGGGCGGCCCGCTTGCGCGCCCGCAGCGAGACGGGAATGGACCACAGCTGGAACTTCTTCCCCGACACGGCGATCGCCTCGTTGGAGTAGCCGGACCGCAGTGTGGCGACCTGGCCCCAGGGCAGCACGATCAACCGGAACGGGTTGCGCACCCGCAGCCGGTCCGGGCCCGCGTACACGGCGGGCCGCAGCGTGAAGGCGATGATCAGCGGCACGACGAGGATCAGCGTCGCGAGCGCCAGCCAGGGCGTGCGCCCCTCACCCGAGACGATCGCGTCGACGCCGAGCCAGGCGGCCAGCCCGAGCAGCGCCGCACCACTGGCGACGCCCGCGGACGACCGGTAGACCCGGTCCTTCGTCACGGGTTCCGGTGGCTCCTGGTACCCCGGAGCCGCCGGAGAACCCGGGTCCGCCGGGGAGTCCGCGCCGGCCTGGGAACCCGAAGCGGACAGGGAACCCGGGTCGGCCCGAGAACCAGGGTCCGCCGGGGAGCCCGGGGATCCGGAGAGCCCGGGAGTCCCCGCGGGCCCCGTGGTGCCCGCGGGCCGTTCGGGCTCCGGGGCGCCCGCGGGTTTCGCGGGCCGTGGCTCTGGTGACTGGTCTTCCGGGCTCGTCATGGCCCCGATTGTGCCCGAAGCCCGCGATCCGCTCATACGCGGTGCCCCGGCGTGCGACGAGCGCCCGAACGACTTCCGGGGGTGTACACCCGCTACGCGCGTAGATATGCTCGTCTGGTGACCATGCCCACCAATGCACCCACCGCAGCCCCGGCGCTCACCGACGTGACCGCGTCCGACGCCGCGTTGCGCCGCTTCCTCCACGGGCTGCCCGGCGTCGACGCGGTCGGCCTGGAGGCGCGCGCCGCCACGCTCGGCACCCGTTCCATCAAGACGACCGCCAAGGCGTACGCCATCGACCTCGCCATCTCGATGGTCGACCTGACGACGCTGGAAGGCGCGGACACCCCGGGCAAGGTCCGGGCGCTCGGCGCGAAGGCGGTCCGTCCCGACCCGACCGACCGGACGGCCCCCGCCACGGCCGCGGTCTGCGTCTATCCCGACATGGTGGCCGTCGCCAAGGAGGCCGTCGCGGGCTCCGACGTGAAGGTCGCCTCGGTCGCCACCGCCTTCCCGGCCGGCCGCGCCGCCCTGGACGTGAAGCTGGCCGACGTCCGTGACGCGGTCGCCGCCGGCGCCGACGAGGTCGACATGGTCATCGACCGCGGGGCGTTCCTGGCCGGCCGGTACATGAAGGTGTACGACGAGATCGTCGCCGTCCGCGAGACCTGCGGCACGGCCGCCCGTCTCAAGGTCATCTTCGAGACCGGCGAGCTGTCGACGTACGACAACATCCGGCGGGCTAGCTGGCTCGGCATGCTGGCCGGGGCGGACTTCATCAAGACGTCCACCGGCAAGGTCGCCGTCAACGCCACCCCCGCCAACACCCTGCTCATGCTGGAAGCCGTCCGCGACTTCCGCGCCCAGACCGGCGTCCAGGTCGGTGTGAAGCCCGCCGGCGGCATCCGCACCAGCAAGGACGCGATCAAGTTCCTGGTCCTGGTCAACGAGACCGCGGGCGAGGACTGGCTGGACAACCACTGGTTCCGCTTCGGCGCCTCCTCGCTCCTGAACGATCTGCTGATGCAGCGTCAGAAGCTGGCCACCGGCCGCTACTCCGGCCCCGACTACGTGACGGTGGACTGATCACCATGGCTTCCGCATTCGAGTACGCACCGGCGCCCGAGTCCCGCTCGGTCGTCGACATCGCCCCCTCCTACGGCCTGTTCATCGACGGCGAGTTCACCGAGGCCGCCGACGGCAGGGTCTTCAAGACCGTTTCGCCGTCCACCGAGGAGGTCCTCTCCGAGATCGCCCAGGCAGGCGAGGCGGACGTGGACCGTGCCGTGAAGGCCGCCCGCAGGGCCTTCGGCACCTGGTCCGCGCTCCCCGGCGCCGAGCGGGCGAAGTACCTGTTCCGCATCGCCCGGATCATCCAGGAGCGCAGCCGCGAGTTGGCCGTCCTGGAGACGC includes:
- a CDS encoding PH domain-containing protein yields the protein MTKDRVYRSSAGVASGAALLGLAAWLGVDAIVSGEGRTPWLALATLILVVPLIIAFTLRPAVYAGPDRLRVRNPFRLIVLPWGQVATLRSGYSNEAIAVSGKKFQLWSIPVSLRARKRAARGKSSRLGGAGATAADGPQRARGDRDVDELREVWEARQQEESAQGEVSVRWAWEILGPAAAGAVVLGILLAVG
- the deoC gene encoding deoxyribose-phosphate aldolase, which codes for MPTNAPTAAPALTDVTASDAALRRFLHGLPGVDAVGLEARAATLGTRSIKTTAKAYAIDLAISMVDLTTLEGADTPGKVRALGAKAVRPDPTDRTAPATAAVCVYPDMVAVAKEAVAGSDVKVASVATAFPAGRAALDVKLADVRDAVAAGADEVDMVIDRGAFLAGRYMKVYDEIVAVRETCGTAARLKVIFETGELSTYDNIRRASWLGMLAGADFIKTSTGKVAVNATPANTLLMLEAVRDFRAQTGVQVGVKPAGGIRTSKDAIKFLVLVNETAGEDWLDNHWFRFGASSLLNDLLMQRQKLATGRYSGPDYVTVD